Genomic window (Paraglaciecola psychrophila 170):
TTGAAATAAGGGTAGATAACTAAAAGTAATGAATGAGGAAATGGCTGAATAAAGAATTGGCTCCCCCTCCCCGACTCGAACAGGGGACCTGCGGATTAACAGTCCGTCGCTCTAACCAGCTGAGCTAAGGGGGAATTCAATTTCATATTAAATATTGTTTTTCATAAACATTTAATCACAAGTATAAGTTGGCTCCCCCTCCCCGACTCGAACAGGGGACCTGCGGATTAACAGTCCGTCGCTCTAACCAGCTGAGCTAAGGGGGAACGTTATACTTACGTTGTAAACCTCACTTAGTTACAAACTAGGTGGCTTTTCAACGGGGCGGAATAATAATGAGCATACCGCTCGCTGTCAACACTCAAAGTGAGGTTTTATGTATATATTTATAAACTTTCGCGCAATCTGTACGTAATACCATCAGAAATAAAAAATCTCATTTTTATTGATTTAAAATTGTGCGATTTAAGTTTGCCAATTTAATTTTAAATCAAAGACCGTTTTTTCATTTCGTTATAGCTAATTGTTATTAACGATTTGTTGAACACTGTACGTATTGCCAGTGTTTAATAAAAGTGTAACCTTTGGTCGCCATGCTAAGGTTAGTGATTACTAACTAAAACAAAAGCAGACAGTGGTGCCAATGTACGCCAATTCTAGGGTCAAGGCAGTTATCCACGAAACCTGTGGATAACCTTGTGGATTAAATTCTAATAAGTACGATGATACTTATCAATTAAATGTCAAGAGTTGAAGTTGATAATATTAGATTAATTTAAAAAATCATTTAAAAACATATGGATACGATATTTTTTGGTTTCATAAAAAAATAAAAACTTCAGTTTGAATTGTATTGAATTTCGCTTGTGTGTTGTTTTTAAAGAGAAATTAAAAATTATGCTAAAACAACCAGATTATTTTTTAAATATTAATCGATGGTTTTTAAAACAATCTATTTATTTTCAAGTGAGGCAGTGTCGTAAAAGTAAAAACGTCAAAAAACAGACACTCAAGTGTATTCAAATGCATACATCTGATAAATGTTGACATTTGTAACAATCCCGTAACATTAGTGGCGGTAAATATAATAAAATTCATACAAAAATCGCGTATTATATGTATCTTTATGACAGTGCTGAAGACACCTCTACGAATCTTCGAATGTGTAAGGTTGAATATGTGACATGTGATCCCGGGCTAGTTAACCTTCTTACCCATCATTATCTTAAATTAAGAGAGAGTAATATTGACCTCAAGCACTAAAACATCGTCACCCCCAGATTTGCTGAACCAAGATATTGCTCTAACACTACGTAAAATGACTCTACCTATGATAATAGGAATGGTAGTGCTCATGACATTTGGGCTGGTAGATACTTTTTTTATCGGTATGTTAGGCACGCAACAACTTGCTGCTATCAGCTTTACTTTTCCAGTTACCTTTACGGTTATTAGTCTAAATATTGGCTTGGGTATTGGTACCTCGGCTATTATTGCTAAGTTGCTTGGCGCAGGGCAACGCCACCAAGCTAAGGAGACTGCAACTGGTGCATTGATGCTCACTATGGTATTAGCGATTATTTTAGCTGTTATCGGCGTGATCACGATTGAACCGATATTTCGCTTAATGGGGGCTGACCCACTGCAGTTAGTCTTTATTAAAGAGTATATGCTGGTGTGGTACGCTGCCGGGGTGTTTTTGGCAATGCCCATGGTCGGCAACAGTGTGTTGCGCGCTTCTGGTGATACCAAAACACCCAGTTATGTGATGGCCTTTGGTGGTCTTATCAACGTGATACTTGATCCCATACTTATATTCGGATGGGGCCCAGTACCTGCCCTTGGAATACAAGGTGCGGCTGTCGCTACCCTTATAGCTTGGGCAGTGGGGTTATTTTATATTTTATATATATTGGTCGTAAAGCGGAAATTGATTGAACCTAAATTACTTAATTGGCAACAGTTAAAACGCAGTACTGGGGGTATTTTAAAAATTGGTGTACCTGCAGCGGGTGCAAACATGTTGACCCCCATTTCTGCCGGAATAGTCACAGCAATTGTGGCAGGTTATGGACCAGAAGCCGTTGCCGCATGGGGAGTCGGTGGCCGATTAGAATCTATTGCTAGTATAGTGGTATTGTCTTTATCCATGTCATTGCCACCCTTTATAAGTCAAAATTTTGGAGCGAATAAGCTTGAGCGAGTAGGGCAGGCCTATAGTTTGTGCGTCAAATTTGTAATTGTATGGCAGCTGTTTATTTTTGCTATTTTGGCCCTGTTATCAGGTGTCATTGCCGATATATTCACCGATGAGTTAAACGTTGCCTCGACCATAATAATGTTTCTAATGATTGTGCCCTTAGGATATGGATTGCAAGGTGTGACTATTTTGACTAATTCATCCTTTAATGCCATGCATATGCCGATGTCAGCCCTATCATTAAATTTTATGCGTTTATTTGTGTTTTTTGTGCCTTTTTCTTACATAGGTAGTTATTGGTTTGATTTATCCGGACTTTTTTGGGCGGGAGCAATCGCCAACATTGCCGTTGGTTGTATTGCTTATATTTGGTGTAAAACCATTCTCGCCTCTCGATTTGAACAAAGTGTATTGAGTAAATAAGATTTATGAGTAGACCATTTGAATTATCCTCTAGTTATTCGCCAGCCGGCGACCAGCCCGGAGCGATTAAAGCGTTAGTAGAAGGCCTAGAAGATGGCCTTGCACGACAAATATTATTAGGTGTCACAGGCTCTGGTAAAACATTTACTATGGCAAATGTGATAGAGAAGGTGCAGCGTCCGACATTGATTCTGGCACACAATAAAACCTTAGCAGCACAGCTTTATGGAGAAATGAAAGAGTTTTTCCCAAATAATGCAGTGGAATATTTTGTTTCTTACTACGATTATTATCAACCTGAAGCCTATGTGCCCTCAAGTGACACTTTTATTGAGAAAGATGCATCGATAAACGCACACATTGAACAAATGCGTTTATCAGCCACCAAATCTCTGATGGAAAGACGCGACGTTATTATTGTTTCTAGTGTATCGGCTATCTATGGTTTGGGCGATCCGGAGTCTTACATGAAGATGCTGGTGCATTTTCGTCAAGGCGACATCATGAATCAGCGTGATATTTTACGTCGCCTAGTTGAAATTCAATATTCTCGCAATGATGTCGCATTTGACCGAGGGACCTTTAGAGTGCGCGGTGATGTGATTGACATATTTCCTGCAGACTCAGAACGTCATGGTATCAGGGTGGAATTATTCGACGAAGAAGTTGAACGCATTAGCATATTTGACCCACTTACAGGCGCTGTTGAGAAAAGGGTGACGCGCGCCACGGTTTTCCCTAAAACTCATTACGTCACACCCAGGGAAAAAATCATTGATGCGATTGAACATATTAAAGTTGAACTCAAAGAAAGACGTGAGCAACTTAAATCCGTTAATAAATTAGTAGAAGAGCAGCGAGTGTCCCAGCGTTGTCAATTTGATATGGAAATGATGCAGGAGTTAGGTTATTGCTCAGGTATTGAAAACTACTCTCGCTATTTGTCAGGACGTGCACCAGGTGATCCTCCGCCCACTCTTATTGATTATTTCCCAGCTGATGGCTTAATGTTTATCGATGAGTCTCACGTTACTGTGTCACAAATTGGTGCCATGTATAAAGGTGACAGATCCCGAAAAGAAACCTTAGTGGAATATGGATTCAGATTGCCATCAGCATTAGATAATAGGCCTCTAAAGTTTGAGGAGTTTGAACAAATAAGCCCGCAAACAATTTATGTTTCTGCCACACCGGGTAAATTTGAACTGGCTATTGCACCAGACGATATAGTTGAGCAACTGGTTCGTCCTACGGGGTTGCTTGACCCTGAAATAGAGATACGGCCAGTAGGCACACAAGTGGATGATTTACTTTCTGAAATTCATAAGTGTGTGGCAGTGAACGAAAGAGTGCTCGTTACTACCTTGACCAAACGTATGTCTGAAGACTTAAGTGATTATCTGGATGAGCATGGTGTAAAAGCCCGTTATTTACACTCAGATATCGATACAGTAGAGCGTATCGAAATTATACGCGATTTACGTATTGGTAAGTTTGACGTGTTAGTTGGGATCAACTTGCTTCGTGAAGGTCTTGATATGCCAGAAGTGTCGTTAGTGGCTATTCTTGATGCAGATAAAGAGGGCTTTTTACGTTCTGATAAATCACTGATACAAACTATGGGTAGGGCAGCTCGGCACATAAATGGCCGGGCAATCTTATATGCTGATAGGATCACGGGGTCGATGCAACGGGCGATTGAAGAAACAGATAGAAGGCGGGACATCCAACGTGCCTACAATCTTAAGCACGGCATTATTCCTACCCAGATGAATAAACCTATCACCGACATCATGGACGTGGGCGATGGCAGTTCTGACAGTAAAGTGAAGCTCAGGCTAGTGGCTGAGTCGAGCAAAAAATATAATACGCTCAGTACACCGCAACTTTTGCAAAAAATTAGTGAACTGGAAAAAGTCATGTTTAAAGCGGCTAAAGATTTAGAATTTGAAAAAGCAGCGAATTTGCGTGATGACATTGAAGCCTATCGTGCTCAAATAGTGAAAAATTCCTAGTTAACCCGAACTCTGGTTAAGACGTGCCGCGTCCCTATAAGTCATTACAATATAAACGATATGTTAGATGCTGCCAATTGGTTCGCAAAGACATTGAATACATCTAGTGCTGCTATTATTGTGTTTATCGAGGGGGAGATTGTGAGGGAATAGCGCGCTATTGTAAGCAAGTCCAACGAAGGTAGGCGCGATAATAGTGGTACTGGGTATTATGGCTTATCCCGAGCTCAGGTTATTTATACTCAAAGATTATTGTAACCGCATGGCACCAATAAGGAAATGTTTCTCCAGCCTTAGGCTGGCGTTTATAGCTTCGGTTATCGCGACGTCGGTTGTCGCAACGTCGGTAGTCGCAAAGTCGGTTTTCGATGGTCGTAATAGTTAGAAAAAGTTAAATTTTTCACTTTTCTATAGCTAAGACCTTTGTTTTAGCAGTTCTGCTAAATTTCCATTGTAATCCGGCTAAGGCTTTCCTACTATGTACTTTAGTATCAATAACTATACCTAAAAGTGGTGCTGTAATGTTAAATCGTCTTCAAGAATCCGATATCAAATTATTGCGTGTATTTTACGCTGTTGCCTCATGTAATGGCTTTACTGCAGCTGAGCCGGTGCTTAGGATGCAACGTCCGAATATTAGCGCGGCTATTAAAAAGCTCGAAGAACGCTTAGATTTAGTATTATGTCATCGTGGTCGTGGTGGTTTTCAAATGACCAAAGAGGGTGAAGTGGTTTTTCAGGAAACCAAACGTATCTTCAACTCTTTTGATAACTTTGTGTTTAACCTAAAAAGTTTGCATGATGATTATTCAGGCCATGTCACCTTAGTGATGATGGCGGGTTTACCCCTTTCATATCACTTGGCGGTGAGTAAATCTGTTAAAAGCACTATGAAAAAATTTAACGATATTCACGTGAATATTCAAACCAGATTGTATAACGAGGTCGAGCATGTTGCATTGTCTGGTGAATGTCATTTGGTGTTGTCGACTTATGATATGGTCAAACCTGAGTCTGTCACTTTTCACCCAGTTGATGTTTCATGTAAAGGAAGACTCTATTGTGCACCTTCCCATGTTCTAGCAAAATATCGTGATGGTTTTCCTAACAACGTTAAGATTGGAGACTATCCAGCAATTGGTATCTCCGGCTTGTCCTCAGCCAATTACATTGCTGACGATACACGTATGGCTATTCAAACCTTTTCTGATTCCTACGATGCTTGCTTAGCTGCGATCATGACTGGTGAATACGTAGGGCTATTACCTGATTATATACTCACAAACCAAGGTGCAGGGTTAGGACTAGTGCCAGTAGGCAAAAGTT
Coding sequences:
- a CDS encoding MATE family efflux transporter translates to MTSSTKTSSPPDLLNQDIALTLRKMTLPMIIGMVVLMTFGLVDTFFIGMLGTQQLAAISFTFPVTFTVISLNIGLGIGTSAIIAKLLGAGQRHQAKETATGALMLTMVLAIILAVIGVITIEPIFRLMGADPLQLVFIKEYMLVWYAAGVFLAMPMVGNSVLRASGDTKTPSYVMAFGGLINVILDPILIFGWGPVPALGIQGAAVATLIAWAVGLFYILYILVVKRKLIEPKLLNWQQLKRSTGGILKIGVPAAGANMLTPISAGIVTAIVAGYGPEAVAAWGVGGRLESIASIVVLSLSMSLPPFISQNFGANKLERVGQAYSLCVKFVIVWQLFIFAILALLSGVIADIFTDELNVASTIIMFLMIVPLGYGLQGVTILTNSSFNAMHMPMSALSLNFMRLFVFFVPFSYIGSYWFDLSGLFWAGAIANIAVGCIAYIWCKTILASRFEQSVLSK
- the uvrB gene encoding excinuclease ABC subunit UvrB, which codes for MSRPFELSSSYSPAGDQPGAIKALVEGLEDGLARQILLGVTGSGKTFTMANVIEKVQRPTLILAHNKTLAAQLYGEMKEFFPNNAVEYFVSYYDYYQPEAYVPSSDTFIEKDASINAHIEQMRLSATKSLMERRDVIIVSSVSAIYGLGDPESYMKMLVHFRQGDIMNQRDILRRLVEIQYSRNDVAFDRGTFRVRGDVIDIFPADSERHGIRVELFDEEVERISIFDPLTGAVEKRVTRATVFPKTHYVTPREKIIDAIEHIKVELKERREQLKSVNKLVEEQRVSQRCQFDMEMMQELGYCSGIENYSRYLSGRAPGDPPPTLIDYFPADGLMFIDESHVTVSQIGAMYKGDRSRKETLVEYGFRLPSALDNRPLKFEEFEQISPQTIYVSATPGKFELAIAPDDIVEQLVRPTGLLDPEIEIRPVGTQVDDLLSEIHKCVAVNERVLVTTLTKRMSEDLSDYLDEHGVKARYLHSDIDTVERIEIIRDLRIGKFDVLVGINLLREGLDMPEVSLVAILDADKEGFLRSDKSLIQTMGRAARHINGRAILYADRITGSMQRAIEETDRRRDIQRAYNLKHGIIPTQMNKPITDIMDVGDGSSDSKVKLRLVAESSKKYNTLSTPQLLQKISELEKVMFKAAKDLEFEKAANLRDDIEAYRAQIVKNS
- a CDS encoding LysR family transcriptional regulator; this encodes MLNRLQESDIKLLRVFYAVASCNGFTAAEPVLRMQRPNISAAIKKLEERLDLVLCHRGRGGFQMTKEGEVVFQETKRIFNSFDNFVFNLKSLHDDYSGHVTLVMMAGLPLSYHLAVSKSVKSTMKKFNDIHVNIQTRLYNEVEHVALSGECHLVLSTYDMVKPESVTFHPVDVSCKGRLYCAPSHVLAKYRDGFPNNVKIGDYPAIGISGLSSANYIADDTRMAIQTFSDSYDACLAAIMTGEYVGLLPDYILTNQGAGLGLVPVGKSLFEFSHELFVMNGKNTRLNPVLRHLIKEISYFIQQVDQ